In Nematostella vectensis chromosome 11, jaNemVect1.1, whole genome shotgun sequence, a genomic segment contains:
- the LOC125573855 gene encoding uncharacterized protein LOC125573855: MLAKFGSDSVIFKFWRCRVVSAIRTCKRSFYQSKVKKLKDTNKRKWWREVKNQDKKQKTGQSISQGEWYSQLIGESSIASIDNLYKKINELFVQLTSDFRTLLPKDVTAIVVPDVPGHFLVSSYEAYKSLRGILTNKAPGPDGIPALILKMFAFELSPIVAELYNTSLKEGHFPGLLKSANVRPLPKLSPPKSIKTDIRPISLTSRQSNGRLHSIQITSRNWQGDNLSLKK, from the exons ATGCTCGCTAAATTCGGCAGCGACTCTGTCATCTTCAAATTCTGGCGCTGTAGAGTCGTCAGTGCCATTCGCACGTGTAAGCGCTCCTTTTATCAGTCCAAGGTGAAAAAGCTTAAGGACACCAATAAACGAAAGTGGTGGAGGGAAGTTAAAAACCaggacaaaaaacaaaaaacaggaCAGTCAATAAGCCAAGGGGAATGGTATAGTCAGTTAATAGGCGAGTCCTCCATCGCCAGCATAGATAATCTGTATAAGAAGATCAACGAGTTATTCGTCCAGCTAACGTCTGATTTTAGAACTCTGTTACCCAAAGACGTCACAGCTATTGTTGTTCCTGATGTCCCGGGTCATTTCCTGGTATCATCGTATGAGGCTTATAAGTCTTTGCGAGGGATTCTCACCAACAAGGCACCTGGACCGGATGGGATCCCAGCCCTTATTCTGAAAATGTTTGCATTCGAACTGTCACCTATAGTAGCTGAATTATACAACACATCACTAAAGGAAGGTCACTTCCCGGGTCTGTTGAAGTCGGCCAACGTGCGCCCCCTGCCTAAACTGAGCCCTCCTAAGAGCATCAAAACCGACATACGGCCGATCTCACTCACATCTCGCCAAAGCAATGGAAGGCTTCACTCTATCCAGATCACTTCCAG aaatTGGCAAGGCGACAATCTGTCTTTGAAGAAGTAA